CCTGACAGGTTTAATGAAATAACATTATGAGCTCAGATCTTTgaaatattgcttctgtgttttgttttttggctgcaacgcatgtggatcttagttccccaaacagggatggaacctgtaccccctgaGCTGAGATCTTTAAACTCTCAGCTCCAATCACATTCAGAGAACTAATGAGCTTCCATGGAAACCCTAAAAGAATTTCACATTTCTGATAAACACAGGGTCAACATGGCTGAAAATCCAACACAAGCTGTAGCTGTATGGGTTCCAGAATTACATACCAAGTTGAATTAAAAACCTTGCTAAGTCTCCGATAGGAAGGTTGGGGCATTGATTGGGAAGGAGTGGAAGCCTGAGACTTACAATGGGAACATCTGATTGAACACAGACAAATTTGAGACTTTTGAACTTTCTTTGTTCCCACTTCTCCACATTGGCTATCAGTTCATTCTTGACTCCCCTTTCAAGCAGAACTCATCAGAAGAGTGTACCATCATTGACATCCCATCGGCTGAGGATCAAGTCAGAGTGAGCACAGATGCTGGTGGGTGGCGTGTGCAATTTTACTAACTCTCTTTTGGTGCCAAACAGGAGACTGAATTCATGCCAGCATGAGGGGCCATTTATTGCTCAGGGGTTGAGCCCCCACGTTTTGGGGGAGTTCCCCCACCACTTCCTCCCCCCATTGTCCCTGTGGACCCCTCAAGTGGCAGGTTGCTGAGCTGATCGTGAAGGGAGCACATTTTCAAGTGTAGATAGTCCAGAGCGGCCACCTTCTCCCTGTAATGAGACAGTGGGCAGTTAGTGCTGGTGAGGCCAGAGGCCTTGGGGCTGAAGTGGAAGGTGGGGGTGACTCAGGCCCTCTCCCCAAGACCTCACCCTCCTCCCATGCCCTCAGCCTCCTTCCTCACTCCGGCTTCATCTTGTCCGTCAGCAGCAGGTTCTTGGCCCGTGAGGCTTCGTCTTGGGCCAGCCGAAGGGTGGAGCTCAGGGCCTCTGCCCTGACGTGTTTGGCCAAGGCCTGGCGCTCCAGCTCCTGGGGAGAGGAGCGTAGGCGCCGCTGGGCTTGCTGgactgggctgggggtggaggggggatcTGGATCGCGAAGCGCAAGGGGTAGGGTCCCCTGGGGCCCACATCCCCCCTGGGAGTATCCCATCATGCCTTGAGCCTGAGGCTGACCCCAGCATCCCACAATGCACTGGGCCTTCCTGATTCCCTTGTGCACTAGACTTATATCTGTCCCACCATCTGTCCTTTACTGACTGCACTGGCCTTCTTTGTCCCTGTAAGCACTAAATCAGCATCTGTCACTTTGTTCCTTACTGCCCATGAGCCACCATGTGCTTGACGTCTGGGCCCCCATCTCTCATCACGTGGTGACCATCTACATCCCATAATTCACAAGACCCCACATCTCCTGTCTATCAGGACTCTCTGTCCCAATAATAGGCCTCAGTGCTCTGGTGCCCTGTGTCCCACAATGCACCAGGCCCCAGGTCCTTTACTGCCTCATTTGTCCGTCTCACCCACTACAACTCTTATCCCACCACACATTAGGCCAATATCCCATAATATACTAGATCACTATGTTTCAGAATGTACACCAGCCTCAGATTCCACCTGCTAttgtgcctgtgtctgtgtgcagTGCCTCAGGAAGGGCTGTGGTTCCATTTCCCATAATGCGTTAGCTTACTGTGAGCTGTAGTCACTGGTTCCCCATCTGACCGCAATGATCCCATATAATGCACTGCCTCTCAAGGTTCATAGAAAATCAGGCTTATATTCCACGAAGCTATAGACTGGTGTCTGTCTTCTCTGTCCCACAAAGCACCAGATCCAGGTTCCATGATGCTTTGGGCCCAAGTCCATCACCCAAGCTTCCATAATGACTGACCTATGACTCACTAAGAACCAAACTGCTCTCCCCGCCACCCGCCCCCCCGCATTCTGACATATCAGAGCCAAGCGTTCCCCCAACACCTGCTGCCCCCAGCTCACCCTTCCCATCCTGCCACACACCAGCAGTATCCTTGTGCCTggggctcccctccccctgccctgatCACAAACTGGACCATGGTGGCCCATGGTCCTTGGTACCAGAATCTTCTTGTGTAGCCTCTGGCAGCTGGGGCAGGCAGGAGCCAGGCCTCTCTGCTTCACCTCGTCCACTAGCGGGGTCAGTGCTCGTTCCAGCAGCTGCTGCAAGGACTCCGTGGACAACTGCTGCccctggctgggggaggggtaGTCACCAGATGAAAGAGGCCTCAGACCAGGATGGCCCAGGCCTACCTGCTTTCACCCAGGCCACCTTCCCACCATGCATGGGGGCCAGACTACAGTGCATCAGGTGTACTTTGGATTCCACAGCATGGGGAACTCCCACAGTGCCTGGGGGTTTCCACTCCCGACAGCAGATGACCCTCAGCACATCAAAAACTCACATTTCTCACAATGCACTAGTTAAAATTGATCCCACATTGTATTGGAAGTGCCCCCCCCATTCCTAATACAGGTTAAACATGGTATCCGGTGCCTCTCCAGTACCCCAAGGTCTCACACTTCCCTACAGTGCACTGGACAACTCTGCCTCGCACCAGTACCACTGCCCAACCTTCCCATGATGCACTTGGGAATCTAGGCTGCTCGAAACAAAGCAAGACTTTCTCGTGTTCCACAAAACACTGACTTCACCGTGTGGGGAAGGGAAGAAATATGACTCCCCAAATGCAGCAAGACTGGCCCATCCTATAATACATGGGGCTGCCCTGTCTTCCACAGTGCATCTTCCGCTCCATTCATGCTAAAGTCTCATCTCCTTGGATGCTGTGTCCTCAATATGACACAGAATGCACCTGGAGCCAGGCGCTGCCCCCTTACCTGGCACAGCGGGTACAGGAGCCTTGGGCTCCCCGATCCAGGTTCATAGAGAGGTCAGACACTCTCCGAGAGCTCTGAAATTGCCGTCCAAGCTCCTCCAGAATTGGTTTCACTGGGCCCAGCCCCTCCAGTTCGCTCCTCAGGGAAGCCACAGACACTGCGGACCGCTCCACCCTGAGATGTGAGATTAAGCAGTGCAGTGAGGTTGCCTCTCAAAGAGAATACAGGCGTCCTCTGATTTCTGAAAGGTCGCTTTATCCCAGTCCATTTTTAGGAAATACCTACATTAGTACCTGTTTTCACTAaccaaaagaaatcagaaaaggatttttgcttttatgaaaaaaGCACAAAGCATTTGTTTTGTAGCaagctcttgttgttgttcatttgctatgtcatgtccaactctttgcaacccattgattgcagcaggccaggtttccctgtctttcactatcttctggagtttgctcaaactcatgtccattgattcggtgatgccatccaaccaaccatctcatcctctgtcgctcccttctcctcctgccctcagtccttcccagcatcagggtcgtttccagtgtgtcggctctttgcaccaggtagccaaagtactggagcttcagcttcagcatcagtttccttccaatgaatattccgggttgatttcctttaagattgattggtttgatctccttgctgtccaagggactctgaagagtcttgtCTAGCACCACAGctggaaagtatcaattcttcccaGCTCAGCCTGCTTTTACAGAAGCAGGACACACAACAAGCAGTGAGTGGAGCCACCAAGCTCCTCCTCTGAGAACTACACTCAGTATCTAGGCATCAAGCACCATATCTTTGAACTGCGTTCTGTGGGCATCTGTGCTTTACCTCAATTTATTTTGTGCATCTGTTGGCAAGATGTATTCTAAGGTAGTTGATTCTTTGCTTTATGCTATTTTGGCTTACCAAAGGTTTCACAGGAACCACTCTACTTTTGTATAGCAGGGTGAAGGCCCAGCAAGGCTCCACCCAAGATTAGCCCAGTACCTCTGCCTCCGTACAGTATGCAATACCTCGCCACACGCGCAGCCTCTGCTCTGACtggtccatcttttttttttcttttatttcggGAATGCCTCTTCTTGTTCTCTAACTGGTTTATCCTGTTCCCATTTGCCTCCCCTTGCCCTTTAagatgcagtgaaagtgaaagttgctcagtcgtgtctgactttttgcgaccccagggactatacagtccatggacttctccaggccagaatactggagggggttgccatttccttctccaggggatcttcccaacccagggatcgaacccgggtctcccacattgcaggcggattctgtcccagctgagcgaccagggaagcccgtctttTGTAGGGCTCCGCCCCTCAGTCCTTAGGTAGAAAgcacctctccctcctctctaATTGGGGCCCCCACCTGTCAGTACTACAGTCTCCGTCCGATTGACTCCAGCTTATTGGCCCACCCCTTCACTGAAGGCTCCGCCCTCCCAGGGTCCCACAGTGCCCTCGGATGGGCCCTTACATGGTGCACAGCTCGTCCGCCCGGCCCCGCAGCTCCTGCAGGCCCCGCGCGGTCTGCGCCTGCTCGCGCTGCGCCCGCTCCCACTGGCCCAGAAAGCCGTCGAGCCTGCCACCCAGACCCCCGAGCAGCCGTAGGGCCTCCTGCACGGCTCCCTCCTCCTGATGCCACCGGGCGGTCAGCGAAGACACCTCCCTCCTGTAGGGGCAGAGGTAAGGTACCTGGCAACGCTAAGTTTGGACACGCCCTGTCCGCCTGGCCAGGGGCTCCGGACCCACCCAGTCCCCGAATTCTCCCGTCCTGTCCATGTGTTGGAATCCTCTCACGTTCCCCAGAACCCGGCCCGAAAAGAATCCCCTTGTCAGATATCCTGGCCTTCTCTCAGCCTTCCTCCCAGCCCTGCATCAACTGCTCCAGACACTGCCTCCTCAAGATACCACTCGCCCCAACCCTGTCCCCCTGAGTCTGGAGCCACCTGCCACCTTCCCAAACTTCGCCCACCTCATTTTCACAGGCCTCCCCGCCACCAGTCCTATACTCTACTCACTTCTGCGAAGTCCTGCCCTTTCGGGTCATGGCCCCAGAATACTCCTTCCTAGGCTCTTCGAGGCTCCACCCCCCGGGCCCATCTCGAGATCCCACTCACCTCAGCTCCTCCAGGCCGGCAGAGACCTTTTGCAACTCCTGCTCGCTCACGACGGGGCCCTCCCCTGCCCGGGGCCCCATTCCCCAGCCGCCTGAGGCCAGGCCTCGCGGTCGCGGGGGTTCATCGGGGCTCCCGGGCGGACCCGAGCAGCCTAGGGGCTGGGTGGCGGGGCCCAGGCCGTGCCTGGAGAGGCCAGCCTCCAGCTTCTGCTCCAGCTCCTGCAGCTCggcctcctgcctccttggagtcTCATCCTGCAGTTGCTGCTGGAGGTAGCGCAGCTTCTCCTGGGCAGGGAAGGCAGGCAGGGTTAGCTTGAGCATCCCGCCCCTTGCCTCCCACCACCActacctccacctccacccccagatCTGCCCAATGAATTCCTGACGCTAGAAAGTAAATGGATGTGGGGACGCGATTAGGGAGGGAGGTTCCATTTGACGCCCAGCTGGAGTCCCAACTCACCTTAACCTCTAAAtgcctgcctctctgtctccatctAGCCCTCCACCCCAACTCTAATCCTCGATAGGCCTCAAACTCCAGTCCCTCCTGTTTAGAAAGAACAACTGAAGCTTTCCCAACATTCTGTTGGGAAATCAGTGGGCGTGTGGGCAGGAC
Above is a genomic segment from Ovis canadensis isolate MfBH-ARS-UI-01 breed Bighorn chromosome 14, ARS-UI_OviCan_v2, whole genome shotgun sequence containing:
- the TSKS gene encoding testis-specific serine kinase substrate isoform X1; translated protein: MASVVVKTIWQSKEIHEAGDPPAGVESRSQLVPETPGGVTSPVKGIAKKKKAVSFHGVEPRMSHEPMHWCLNLKRSSACTNVSLLNLAAMEPTDSSGTDSTTEDSSSLALPVPPASPTQPWAPDDPDITEILSGVNSGLVRAKDSITSLKEKTTRVNQHVQTLQSECSVLSENLERRRQEAEELEGYCSQLKGPCPGVLTQENCRKVTRSVEDAEIKTNVLKQNSALLEEKLRYLQQQLQDETPRRQEAELQELEQKLEAGLSRHGLGPATQPLGCSGPPGSPDEPPRPRGLASGGWGMGPRAGEGPVVSEQELQKVSAGLEELRREVSSLTARWHQEEGAVQEALRLLGGLGGRLDGFLGQWERAQREQAQTARGLQELRGRADELCTMVERSAVSVASLRSELEGLGPVKPILEELGRQFQSSRRVSDLSMNLDRGAQGSCTRCASQGQQLSTESLQQLLERALTPLVDEVKQRGLAPACPSCQRLHKKILELERQALAKHVRAEALSSTLRLAQDEASRAKNLLLTDKMKPEEKVAALDYLHLKMCSLHDQLSNLPLEGSTGTMGGGSGGGTPPKRGGSTPEQ
- the TSKS gene encoding testis-specific serine kinase substrate isoform X3 → MASVVVKTIWQSKEIHEAGDPPAGVESRSQLVPETPGGVTSPVKGIAKKKKAVSFHGVEPRMSHEPMHWCLNLKRSSACTNVSLLNLAAMEPTDSSGTDSTTEDSSSLALPVPPASPTQPWAPDDPDITEILSGVNSGLVRAKDSITSLKEKTTRVNQHVQTLQSECSVLSENLERRRQEAEELEGYCSQLKENCRKVTRSVEDAEIKTNVLKQNSALLEEKLRYLQQQLQDETPRRQEAELQELEQKLEAGLSRHGLGPATQPLGCSGPPGSPDEPPRPRGLASGGWGMGPRAGEGPVVSEQELQKVSAGLEELRREVSSLTARWHQEEGAVQEALRLLGGLGGRLDGFLGQWERAQREQAQTARGLQELRGRADELCTMVERSAVSVASLRSELEGLGPVKPILEELGRQFQSSRRVSDLSMNLDRGAQGSCTRCASQGQQLSTESLQQLLERALTPLVDEVKQRGLAPACPSCQRLHKKILPSPASPAAPTLLSPGAGAPGLGQTRQGRGPELHPSAGPRRSLTGQEPAADGQDEAGGEGGRSGLSTLENVLPSRSAQQPAT
- the TSKS gene encoding testis-specific serine kinase substrate isoform X2, whose amino-acid sequence is MASVVVKTIWQSKEIHEAGDPPAGVESRSQLVPETPGGVTSPVKGIAKKKKAVSFHGVEPRMSHEPMHWCLNLKRSSACTNVSLLNLAAMEPTDSSGTDSTTEDSSSLALPVPPASPTQPWAPDDPDITEILSGVNSGLVRAKDSITSLKEKTTRVNQHVQTLQSECSVLSENLERRRQEAEELEGYCSQLKENCRKVTRSVEDAEIKTNVLKQNSALLEEKLRYLQQQLQDETPRRQEAELQELEQKLEAGLSRHGLGPATQPLGCSGPPGSPDEPPRPRGLASGGWGMGPRAGEGPVVSEQELQKVSAGLEELRREVSSLTARWHQEEGAVQEALRLLGGLGGRLDGFLGQWERAQREQAQTARGLQELRGRADELCTMVERSAVSVASLRSELEGLGPVKPILEELGRQFQSSRRVSDLSMNLDRGAQGSCTRCASQGQQLSTESLQQLLERALTPLVDEVKQRGLAPACPSCQRLHKKILELERQALAKHVRAEALSSTLRLAQDEASRAKNLLLTDKMKPEEKVAALDYLHLKMCSLHDQLSNLPLEGSTGTMGGGSGGGTPPKRGGSTPEQ